The Kiritimatiellia bacterium genome contains a region encoding:
- a CDS encoding carbon starvation CstA family protein — protein sequence MLTIIFIAAILFFIAAYFFYGRFLEKRLGVNDARPTPAHAHYDGFDWVPARPAVLFGHHFSSIAGAGPIVGPIIASLAFGWLPALLWVLIGAVFIGGVQDFAALFASIRHGGRSLAQIARASMSPLAFRLLLVFIWLALVYVLTVFTDLTAETFVNDGGVASSSMGFILLALGFGVCIYRFKFSIRLMSLLFVPLVFLFVWLGQLAPIPETVLREWTGMDPKKAWCVILIIYCFVASTVPVWMLLQPRDYLSSYLLYVSVIGGFLGILMGGFTLSYPAFKSWHDHQLGHLAPIIFITIACGACSGFHSLVASGTTSKQIDRERDALKIGYGGMLVEGVVAVMALLVVAMLPLESEFVKKAPLAIYSNGMAKFLGVFGVPIRIGSAFGLLALSTFILTTLDTATRLSRYIFEEFFNIRGAVSRYFSTAATLVLPLLFVLMTIKDAQGNPLPAWKAVWPVFGATNQLLAGLALLVVMVWLKSNGKRTAFIFLPMIFMVVMTVWALFLLIGQYKLTLIGIIAAFLLLLALLLVIEGARVLLLKNTPAGRAGQPVCRS from the coding sequence ATGTTGACCATTATCTTTATTGCCGCAATTCTGTTTTTTATCGCCGCTTATTTTTTTTACGGGCGTTTTCTGGAGAAACGGCTCGGCGTAAACGACGCGCGGCCGACCCCTGCCCATGCGCATTACGACGGTTTTGACTGGGTTCCCGCCCGGCCGGCGGTTTTGTTCGGGCACCATTTTTCTTCAATCGCCGGCGCGGGGCCGATTGTCGGGCCGATCATTGCCTCGCTGGCCTTCGGCTGGCTGCCGGCCTTGCTCTGGGTGCTGATCGGCGCGGTTTTCATCGGGGGGGTGCAGGATTTTGCGGCATTATTCGCCTCAATCAGGCACGGCGGCCGCTCGCTGGCGCAGATTGCCCGCGCGTCAATGTCACCGTTGGCTTTCAGGCTGTTGCTCGTATTTATCTGGCTGGCGCTGGTCTATGTGTTGACCGTTTTTACCGATTTGACGGCGGAAACTTTCGTGAACGACGGCGGGGTTGCTTCCTCTTCAATGGGCTTTATCCTGCTGGCCCTGGGTTTTGGCGTTTGCATTTATCGTTTCAAGTTTTCCATCCGCCTGATGTCGCTGCTTTTTGTGCCCCTCGTGTTCCTGTTCGTATGGCTCGGCCAGCTTGCGCCCATACCGGAAACCGTGCTCCGGGAATGGACGGGGATGGACCCTAAAAAAGCCTGGTGCGTTATTCTGATTATTTACTGCTTTGTTGCCTCAACCGTTCCTGTCTGGATGCTGCTTCAGCCGCGCGATTATCTTTCTTCCTACCTGCTGTATGTTTCCGTGATCGGCGGGTTCCTGGGAATTCTCATGGGGGGCTTCACGCTTTCCTATCCGGCGTTTAAATCCTGGCACGATCACCAGCTCGGCCACCTGGCCCCGATTATTTTCATCACGATTGCCTGCGGGGCTTGTTCCGGTTTTCATTCGCTGGTGGCCTCGGGCACCACCTCCAAGCAGATAGACCGCGAAAGGGACGCTTTAAAAATCGGCTACGGGGGGATGCTGGTGGAAGGGGTGGTGGCCGTTATGGCCCTGCTGGTGGTGGCCATGCTGCCGCTGGAGAGCGAGTTTGTAAAAAAAGCGCCCCTGGCGATTTACAGCAACGGCATGGCAAAATTCCTGGGCGTATTCGGCGTGCCGATACGTATTGGTTCCGCCTTTGGTCTGCTGGCCCTCTCAACTTTCATACTTACCACGCTTGACACCGCCACCAGGTTAAGCCGTTATATTTTTGAGGAGTTTTTCAATATCCGCGGCGCTGTTTCCCGTTACTTTTCAACGGCCGCCACGCTGGTTCTGCCGCTTCTTTTTGTGCTGATGACCATAAAGGATGCGCAAGGCAATCCCCTGCCGGCCTGGAAAGCGGTTTGGCCGGTTTTCGGGGCAACCAATCAGCTCCTGGCCGGGCTGGCCCTGCTGGTGGTGATGGTCTGGCTGAAAAGTAACGGAAAAAGGACAGCGTTTATCTTTCTGCCGATGATATTTATGGTGGTTATGACGGTCTGGGCTCTCTTTCTTTTAATTGGCCAATACAAATTGACGCTGATCGGGATCATTGCCGCGTTCCTGCTCCTGCTGGCGCTTTTGCTGGTTATTGAGGGCGCGCGGGTGCTGTTGTTGAAAAATACGCCGGCCGGCCGCGCCGGACAACCGGTTTGCCGTTCTTGA
- a CDS encoding Gfo/Idh/MocA family oxidoreductase, which translates to MRRRKKYVQVGVGGRSWPYTAALGKTMRAECELVGLCDNNRGRLDLRNRRIVAELKSRPVPVYLDTQFDSMIREQKPDVAVITSKDSTHDQYIVRAMNLGCDVVCEKPMTIDEKKCRRIVKAVKQTGRRLMITFNCRYMPPMMRVKELLMSGVIGRILSVDLRWMLDVNHGASYFRRWHAEKKSSGGLLLHKASHHFDLVNWFLSANPVEVFAMGARSFYGDQSGTAERLGLKGHAQRCLECRHQKKCPFFFDLKGSEDAKAMYLACEKYDRYVRDRCVFGKGIDIEDTMNLAVRYDSGAFLSYSLNAFTPWEGFHFAFNGTKGRLEFDNIGFPIRGGKKLPDSVKAGEHIRLYPHFKPAMNIPTKFGKGSHGGGDDALMKDLFSAQPAGDKLMRAADYASGAMSILIGAAANISMRTDKPVRIDLLVKGLPKPKLPPMPE; encoded by the coding sequence ATGAGAAGACGGAAAAAATATGTCCAGGTCGGCGTCGGCGGCCGCTCCTGGCCTTACACGGCGGCGCTGGGGAAAACGATGCGCGCCGAGTGCGAGTTGGTCGGGCTCTGCGACAACAACCGCGGCCGGCTTGATTTGCGCAACCGCCGCATCGTTGCTGAATTGAAAAGCCGACCTGTTCCGGTTTATCTTGACACGCAGTTTGACAGTATGATCCGGGAGCAAAAACCGGACGTGGCGGTGATTACCTCCAAGGATTCCACCCACGACCAGTACATCGTCAGGGCCATGAATCTCGGTTGCGACGTGGTTTGCGAAAAGCCGATGACGATTGATGAAAAGAAATGCCGGCGGATCGTGAAGGCGGTCAAACAAACCGGCCGGCGGCTCATGATAACCTTTAATTGCCGTTACATGCCGCCGATGATGCGGGTCAAAGAGCTTCTCATGAGCGGGGTCATCGGCCGGATTCTTTCGGTTGACCTGCGCTGGATGCTGGATGTCAACCACGGCGCTTCATATTTCCGGCGCTGGCATGCCGAAAAAAAATCCTCCGGCGGCCTGCTGCTTCACAAGGCATCGCATCATTTTGACCTGGTCAACTGGTTCCTTTCCGCCAATCCCGTGGAGGTTTTTGCCATGGGCGCGCGCAGTTTTTACGGAGACCAGAGCGGCACGGCGGAGCGGCTGGGCTTAAAGGGCCATGCCCAGCGCTGTCTGGAATGCCGTCATCAGAAAAAATGCCCGTTCTTTTTTGATCTCAAGGGCAGTGAGGACGCGAAAGCAATGTACCTGGCATGTGAAAAATACGACCGTTACGTCCGCGACCGCTGCGTGTTCGGCAAGGGCATTGATATTGAGGACACCATGAACCTTGCGGTCCGTTACGATTCGGGCGCATTCCTTTCGTATTCCCTGAACGCCTTTACGCCGTGGGAAGGTTTTCACTTCGCCTTTAACGGCACCAAAGGGCGGTTGGAATTTGACAATATCGGTTTTCCGATCCGCGGCGGCAAAAAACTGCCGGATTCCGTCAAGGCCGGCGAACACATCCGGCTGTATCCGCATTTCAAGCCGGCCATGAACATTCCGACAAAATTCGGCAAGGGCAGCCACGGCGGCGGCGATGACGCATTGATGAAAGACCTCTTTTCAGCGCAGCCGGCCGGGGATAAACTTATGCGGGCGGCGGATTACGCCAGCGGCGCGATGAGCATTCTCATCGGCGCCGCCGCCAATATAAGCATGCGGACGGACAAACCGGTCAGGATTGACCTTTTGGTCAAAGGCCTGCCGAAGCCGAAACTGCCGCCGATGCCTGAATAA
- a CDS encoding KpsF/GutQ family sugar-phosphate isomerase: MKAIKRAREVLAVEILEINRVKRSLDKRFSRATRLILESLKQGGKIVVTGVGKSYYIGQKISATLSSTGSPSVVLHPSQAMHGDLGIIGKADVLLALSYSGESDELLAIIPAARRQGAKIIVMTGVEKSAAALAGDEIIHTPVAREACPFNLAPTASTTAALAVGDALAIVLLEARGFKKEDYAKLHPGGAIGRTLLLKVADIMRQGDRLASVPVNAKVKDAILAMTSARSGSVGVVNKMGRIAGIFTDGDLRRMISRKRNIPEWPVRSVMTPHPVTIRENALAIDALKIYEERDIDDLLVIDSAQRLVGMVDIQDLPKFKIL; encoded by the coding sequence ATGAAAGCAATCAAACGCGCGCGCGAGGTGCTTGCGGTTGAGATCCTGGAAATCAACCGGGTCAAACGCAGTCTTGACAAGCGGTTCAGCCGGGCAACGCGGCTGATCCTGGAAAGCCTGAAGCAGGGCGGCAAAATCGTCGTAACCGGCGTGGGCAAGAGTTATTATATCGGCCAGAAGATTTCGGCCACGCTCTCCAGCACCGGTTCGCCCAGCGTTGTTCTGCATCCCTCGCAGGCCATGCACGGTGACCTGGGCATCATCGGCAAAGCCGACGTCCTGCTGGCCCTGAGCTACAGCGGCGAATCGGACGAACTGCTCGCGATCATTCCGGCCGCGCGCCGCCAGGGGGCAAAAATCATCGTCATGACCGGCGTGGAGAAAAGCGCGGCCGCTCTGGCCGGGGATGAAATCATCCATACGCCCGTCGCGCGCGAGGCCTGTCCCTTCAACCTGGCCCCCACCGCCAGCACTACCGCCGCCCTGGCAGTGGGCGACGCTCTCGCGATCGTGCTTTTGGAAGCGCGCGGATTCAAAAAGGAGGATTACGCCAAACTGCATCCCGGCGGGGCGATCGGCCGCACCCTGCTCCTGAAAGTTGCCGATATCATGCGCCAGGGCGACCGGCTTGCCAGCGTGCCCGTCAACGCCAAAGTCAAGGACGCCATCCTGGCAATGACCAGCGCGCGGTCCGGCTCGGTGGGTGTTGTCAACAAGATGGGCAGAATCGCCGGTATTTTCACCGACGGCGATTTGCGCCGGATGATCTCCCGGAAACGCAATATCCCCGAATGGCCGGTCCGGTCGGTCATGACGCCGCACCCCGTTACCATCCGGGAAAACGCGCTCGCGATTGACGCGCTGAAAATATATGAAGAGCGCGATATAGACGATCTGCTGGTAATTGACTCCGCCCAACGGCTGGTGGGCATGGTGGATATTCAGGACCTGCCCAAGTTCAAGATACTTTAA
- a CDS encoding zinc ribbon domain-containing protein codes for MPIREYQAGDPAGGCAFCRNGFERFERGSGPVVLKCPQCGAKIVRLISAPNVGASQSNADARAKQAGFHKLKKISRGEYEKIY; via the coding sequence ATGCCTATTCGGGAATACCAGGCCGGCGATCCGGCCGGGGGATGCGCCTTCTGCCGGAACGGTTTTGAGCGGTTTGAGCGCGGGAGCGGCCCGGTTGTCTTAAAATGCCCGCAATGCGGTGCGAAAATTGTCCGCCTGATCTCCGCTCCAAACGTCGGCGCTTCGCAGTCAAACGCCGACGCGCGGGCGAAACAGGCTGGATTTCACAAGCTCAAAAAAATCAGCCGCGGCGAATACGAAAAAATTTATTAA
- a CDS encoding D-alanyl-D-alanine carboxypeptidase, producing MKIKIISFLGGLAWILTLTSPSPAAMESRAADPYLGAIVIDAGSGQVLVADHADEKGCLASVLKLMNLLVVLEHVQAGALRLDDKVIISAEAAKIGGSQVYLKENEVFTVDELLYALMVQSANDAATALAVRTAGSKEGFVALMNQRALALGMKSTVFYSVHGLPPDGAQLPDTTTARDIARLSRELLKHSDCLRYTACREHGFRNDQFIMRNHNRLLASFPGCDGLKTGYFRKAGYSIAATAKRGDERIIAVVLGSKSRITRDKTAAELLARGFAIMAQKRSFAPRAAPLPDEPPPPEKETPRARRGLLLVIPLVVLAAGAITFYWHFFRPRK from the coding sequence TTGAAGATTAAAATCATTTCATTCCTTGGCGGCCTCGCCTGGATTCTTACCCTAACCTCCCCCTCCCCGGCCGCCATGGAATCAAGGGCGGCCGATCCCTATCTGGGCGCAATCGTGATTGACGCCGGCAGCGGCCAGGTGCTGGTCGCGGACCATGCCGACGAAAAAGGCTGCCTGGCCAGCGTTTTGAAGCTCATGAATTTGCTGGTTGTTCTGGAGCATGTCCAAGCGGGCGCCCTGCGCCTTGACGACAAAGTAATCATATCGGCCGAAGCGGCTAAAATCGGCGGATCCCAGGTTTATCTGAAAGAAAACGAGGTTTTCACGGTGGATGAATTGCTTTACGCGCTCATGGTGCAATCGGCCAATGACGCGGCCACCGCGCTGGCGGTTCGGACCGCGGGCAGCAAGGAAGGATTTGTCGCGCTCATGAATCAACGCGCCCTGGCGCTGGGCATGAAATCAACCGTATTTTATTCGGTCCACGGTCTGCCGCCGGATGGCGCCCAACTCCCCGATACAACCACCGCGCGCGATATCGCCCGCCTTTCCAGGGAACTGCTCAAGCATTCCGACTGTCTCCGTTACACTGCGTGCCGCGAACACGGATTCCGCAACGATCAATTCATCATGCGCAATCACAACCGGCTTTTGGCTTCATTCCCCGGTTGCGACGGGCTGAAGACCGGCTATTTCCGCAAGGCCGGCTATTCCATCGCGGCCACGGCCAAACGCGGCGATGAACGCATAATAGCGGTTGTTCTCGGGAGCAAGTCCAGAATAACCCGCGATAAAACGGCGGCGGAATTGCTGGCCAGGGGATTTGCGATCATGGCTCAAAAACGGTCGTTTGCGCCGCGCGCCGCGCCTTTGCCGGATGAGCCGCCGCCGCCCGAAAAGGAAACGCCGCGCGCCCGGCGCGGTCTTCTACTGGTTATTCCGCTGGTTGTCCTGGCGGCCGGCGCGATTACCTTTTACTGGCATTTCTTTCGTCCGCGGAAATGA
- a CDS encoding DJ-1/PfpI family protein, giving the protein MAGNLEGRKVLIIIGAEGFQDEEFGQPFALLKKLGATVKTACSCKDRALGKFGRQVTPDFTLDECRAGDYDAVVFIGGPGASEYFTDARAHALARGAAAGNKVLGAICIAPVILANAGILKDKEATVFPSGEDVLVRAGARLSRKDVVIDGKIVTARGPQAAREFAETLARLMR; this is encoded by the coding sequence ATGGCGGGAAATCTGGAAGGCAGGAAGGTGTTGATCATTATAGGGGCGGAAGGTTTTCAGGACGAGGAGTTCGGCCAGCCGTTCGCTCTGCTGAAAAAACTCGGGGCAACGGTGAAAACAGCCTGCTCGTGCAAAGACCGGGCTTTGGGAAAATTCGGCCGGCAGGTGACTCCGGATTTCACGCTGGACGAATGCCGGGCTGGCGATTACGACGCCGTCGTTTTTATCGGCGGCCCCGGCGCCTCCGAATATTTCACTGACGCCCGGGCCCATGCCCTGGCGCGCGGCGCCGCCGCCGGAAACAAGGTGCTTGGCGCAATTTGCATCGCGCCCGTTATCCTGGCCAACGCCGGAATATTGAAAGACAAAGAAGCGACCGTTTTCCCTTCCGGAGAGGATGTGCTTGTCCGCGCTGGCGCGCGGTTGAGCAGAAAAGACGTGGTAATTGACGGCAAAATCGTGACCGCCCGCGGCCCCCAGGCGGCGCGTGAATTCGCCGAAACCCTGGCGCGCCTGATGCGATGA